The following proteins are encoded in a genomic region of Drosophila willistoni isolate 14030-0811.24 chromosome 3R, UCI_dwil_1.1, whole genome shotgun sequence:
- the LOC6647318 gene encoding F-box/LRR-repeat protein fbxl-1 isoform X1 translates to MDISTDIWGQLAVEASQVYLSDGTVRSPFADTTIEKLPDKVLLHIFSYLSHREICRLARICRRWRQIAYDTRLWKNVSLRPEVSGLHVGSLEMLLSLISVRFGPTLRYIELPIELITHTVLHELSAKCPNLTHMLLDFSTAMQLHDFSEMQAFPTKLRYMCICLSEVIFMEGFMRKIYNFINGLEVLHLIGTYEKCEEEEEEIYEVINVHKLKSATPNLRVINLYGINFIDDSHIDAFSSNCIQLECLAVNFCNKVTGSTLKTLIQRSKRLTCLLMNGTSLKSEFVMQAEWDKCALQELDITATDLSTECLIDMLTRIPTLKFLSAGQINGFNDSVLKQWMESGTTRSLISLDLDSSDNISDEGLLKFLQRQGHQLLACCLSGMPHITDQLWMSILPLLGNCKIVVMGTAEKLGVNIHVDQLMDTIASNCGNLERLELRWDPDNLRFSDKSQKAIDILRVKCLKLRCMVLSDGRYYETVKANFERADRITVVRTTTCCRVSPYHLLRNYNDLIFN, encoded by the exons ATGGATATTTCCACCGATATTTGGGGTCAATTGGCTGTAGAGGCATCTCAGGTTTATCTATCCGATGGCACAGTGCGCAGTCCCTTTGCTGATACG ACCATCGAGAAGCTGCCGGACAAGGTGCTGCTGCACATTTTTTCGTATCTATCTCATCGTGAGATTTGTCGCCTGGCACGTATATGTCGTCGCTGGCGTCAGATAGCCTACGATACACGCCTGTGGAAGAATGTATCGCTGAGGCCAGAGGTATCAGGTCTGCATGTCGGATCCCTGGAGATGCTGTTGTCCCTAATCTCGGTGAGATTTGGACCCACATTGCGTTACATTGAGCTACCAATTGAATTGATCACGCACACTGTGTTGCATGAATTGTCGGCCAAGTGTCCCAATTTGACTCACATGCTGCTGGACTTCTCCACGG CCATGCAGCTTCACGATTTCAGCGAAATGCAGGCTTTTCCCACCAAACTGCGCTATATGTGCATTTGCCTTTCCGAAGTCATTTTCATGGAGGGTTTTATGCGCAAAATCTATAATTTCATCAATGGCCTGGAGGTTCTACATTTGATTGGCACATACGAGAAGTgcgaagaggaggaggaggaaatCTACGAAGTCATCAATGTCCACAAACTGAAGTCGGCCACACCCAATTTGCGGGTTATCAATCTATATGGCATCAATTTCATTGATGACTCTCATATCGATGCATTCAGCTCGAATTGCATTCAGTTGGAGTGTCTGGCTGTTAATTTTTGTAACAAGGTCACTGGTTCTACATTGAAGACGTTGATTCAACGTTCCAAACGTTTGACCTGCCTCCTCATGAATGGCACCAGTCTGAAATCCGAATTTGTCATGCAAGCTGAATGGGATAAATGTGCTCTACAGGAATTGGATATCACAGCCACGGATTTGTCCACCGAATGTCTGATTGATATGTTGACACGCATACCAACGCTTAAGTTTCTATCGGCTGGACAAATCAATGGATTCAATGATTCTGTTCTCAAGCAATGGATGGAATCGGGCACTACTAG ATCTCTTATATCCTTGGACTTGGATTCCTCCGACAACATCTCTGATGAGGGTCTGTTGAAGTTTTTGCAGCGTCAAGGACATCAGTTGCTTGCTTGTTGTCTATCCGGTATGCCACATATTACAGATCAACTATGGATGAGTATCTTACCACTGCTGGGCAATTGCAA AATTGTTGTCATGGGCACGGCCGAGAAATTGGGTGTTAACATCCATGTTGATCAGCTTATGGACACTATAGCCTCCAATTGTGGCAATTTGGAGCGTCTGGAGCTGCGTTGGGATCCCGATAATTTGCGTTTCTCGGACAAAAGTCAAAAGGCCATTGATATATTGCGTGTCAAGTGCTTAAAGCTGCGTTGCATGGTTCTAAG TGATGGTCGCTACTATGAGACAGTGAAGGCCAATTTTGAGCGTGCAGATCGTATCACTGTGGTACGCACCACAACGTGTTGCCGTGTGTCGCCATATCATTTGCTGCGCAACTATaatgatttgattttcaattaa
- the LOC6647153 gene encoding dynein light chain Tctex-type protein 2B yields the protein MAATKSDAGEIEVKTDATKENEKQPKKDKEKQTPDADKKEERAYSMRPTFGEGEMFPLPTIKNIMNTVMSQKLKDKTYDKVLATTWTHEIADEVNQQIASNPKVKRYKHVVQVMLGQELGAGATYNSRCCWDCDCDTSVSEVFSNTSLFCVCTVFGTYQY from the exons atggcCGCTACAAAGTCAGATGCAGGGGAAATTGAAGTGAAAACTGACGCTAcgaaagaaaatgaaaaacagccaaaaaaagataaagaaaagCAAACGCCGG ATGCTGATAAAAAAGAAGAGCGAGCTTATAGTATGCGTCCGACTTTTGGTGAGGGTGAAATGTTCCCATTGCCTACCATAAAGAATATTATGAACACGGTCATGTCCCAAAAACTAAAAG ACAAAACCTATGACAAAGTCCTGGCCACCACATGGACTCATGAGATTGCCGATGAGGTAAATCAGCAAATCGCAAGCAATCCGAAAGTGAAACGCTACAAACATGTAGTCCAAGTAATGCTGGGTCAGGAGCTTGGAGCAGGTGCCACCTACAATTCACGTTGCTGCTGGGATTGCGATTGTGACACCTCCGTATCGgaagtcttcagtaataccaGCCTCTTTTGTGTCTGCACTGTCTTTGGCACCTATCAGTATTGA
- the LOC6647314 gene encoding uncharacterized protein LOC6647314 yields MPRFALIITWIILGLGLVSVYFPTQAHFIQIDHEEFRASGFPHPHLPPPPPLTPLDHLPQLVATKELTPAEVMVDLTNDLTQRLLHYHSILNRNNFAFSPTALVSVLVALYEGSAGQSANELRNVLQLPNNRDVIRVGYRDIHRRLRTYFFGSDNPLKGLSMNRNNVTVLKDFETILMFYGYDLSVDMKSSMPANITSDSKMANTTLASNATAEEMQAEITTIKDTEATTTTEVPTTTTTEEATTTEEATTTTTAAEAETEAATEEAPATDSAEEAGGGDEAAELVSAFVAEEDAEPLLRIQKARVSRLPTSKLQAPLKHSNPITPKPSYLPSARVAVMPMMERQVAAPPPRRNTTSAPGIRKIITTIIPAQPVQKPMNNSATRRAKATPARHKRHIFGYKDLDANLFLTLFSPHEVAHSHPSLLPATPAFAHINNDFEPHYIGEAAESKSNYNTDVISHVFYLGSQQIVHTTFKVYNAVLYYKYFEHLKMSVLELELDTPEYNLMILLPDYHTDIVAAAAALKLGPTLRLMRKQLKPRWVQAIIPDFKLHGTMFLTNDLQNMGICDIFEPNRADFRPMTDEKGIYVRHIEQSIDVNIRTHPINQLKRNYGAQTKPIQISVNHPFLFFIIDRDLDVAVMSGRILNPLNVRIQ; encoded by the exons ATGCCTCGATTTGCCTTAATAATTACCTGGATAATATTGGGACTTGGTCTCGTTTCGGTTTATTTCCCGACTCAAGCTCATTTCATACAAATTGATCATGAGGAATTTCGTGCCAGCGGTTTTCCGCATCCCCATttgccaccaccaccgcctcTAACACCGCTGGATCATCTGCCACAATTGGTGGCTACCAAGGAACTGACACCAGCCGAGGTGATGGTTGATCTGACAAACGATTTAACCCAACGTCTGCTTCACTATCATTCCATTCTCAATCGCAATAATTTCGCCTTTTCGCCAACTGCTTTGGTCAGTGTCTTGGTGGCTCTATACGAAGGATCAGCCGGACAGAGTGCCAATGAACTGCGCAATGTACTCCAATTGCCCAACAATCGTGATGTCATACGAGTTGGTTATCGTGACATCCATCGACGGCTGCGT ACTTATTTTTTTGGATCGGATAATCCTTTAAAGGGTCTTAGCATGAATAGAAATAATGTGACAGTGCTAAAAGATTTTGAAACAATTCTAATGTTCTATGGCTACGATCTGAGTGTCGATATGAAGTCGAGCATGCCAGCTAATATCACATCGGACTCGAAGATGGCCAATACTACCTTAGCCAGCAATGCCACAGCGGAGGAAATGCAAGCCGAGATTACAACAATTAAAGATACGGAGGCTACCACTACCACAGAAGTTCCGACCACTACAACCACAGAAGAGGCTACAACCACAGAGGAGGCAACTACCACCACAACGGCAGCCGAGGCAGAAACTGAAGCTGCAACCGAAGAAGCCCCAGCCACAGATTCAGCCGAAGAAGCTGGTGGTGGTGATGAGGCTGCCGAGCTGGTCTCAGCTTTTGTGGCCGAAGAGGATGCAGAACCCCTTTTGCGGATACAAAAAGCACGGGTTTCCCGTTTACCCACCAGCAAGCTGCAGGCTCCTCTAAAACACTCCAATCCCATAACACCAAAGCCAAGCTATTTGCCCAGTGCTCGGGTAGCAGTAATGCCCATGATGGAACGTCAGGTGGCGGCTCCACCGCCAAGAAGGAATACAACATCAGCGCCAGGCATACGTAAAATAATTACGACCATAATTCCAGCTCAACCAGTTCAGAAACCAATGAATAACTCAGCTACCCGTAGGGCCAAGGCTACACCGGCACGACATAAACGACATATTTTCGGTTACAAGGATCTGGATGCAAATCTCTTTTTGACCCTATTCAGTCCACATGAAGTGGCACATTCGCATCCATCTCTTCTACCAGCCACGCCTGCTTTTGCCCACATCAACAACGATTTTGAACCACATTATATAGGCGAGGCAGCCGAAAGTAAATCGAATTACAACACAGATGTTATTAGCCATGTCTTCTATCTGGGCAGCCAGCAGATTGTCCACACGACCTTTAAAGTCTACAATGCTGTGCtctattataaatattttgagcaTTTGAAGATGAGTGTCCTGGAACTGGAACTCGATACACCTGAATATAATCTAATGATTCTATTGCCGGACTATCATACGGATATTGTTGCAGCAGCCGCTGCCCTCAAATTGGGGCCCACATTACGTCTGATGCGAAAGCAACTAAAGCCGCGTTGGGTTCAGGCAATTATACCCGATTTTAAATTACATGGCACGATGTTCTTGACCAACGATTTGCAGAAT ATGGGAAT CTGTGATATATTCGAACCAAATCGAGCTGATTTCCGACCCATGACTGATGAGAAAGGCATCTACGTGCGACACATTGAGCAATCTATAGACGTTAACATTCGAACACATCCCATCAATCAGCTTAAGC GCAACTATGGTGCTCAAACGAAACCCATACAGATCTCTGTAAATCatccgtttttgtttttcatcaTCGATCGCGACTTGGACGTGGCTGTGATGTCAGGCCGCATACTCAATCCCCTGAATGTGCGCATCCAATGA
- the LOC6647318 gene encoding F-box/LRR-repeat protein fbxl-1 isoform X2: MDNWNVLAAQTSSQAIGRDDIGTVKTRLTIEKLPDKVLLHIFSYLSHREICRLARICRRWRQIAYDTRLWKNVSLRPEVSGLHVGSLEMLLSLISVRFGPTLRYIELPIELITHTVLHELSAKCPNLTHMLLDFSTAMQLHDFSEMQAFPTKLRYMCICLSEVIFMEGFMRKIYNFINGLEVLHLIGTYEKCEEEEEEIYEVINVHKLKSATPNLRVINLYGINFIDDSHIDAFSSNCIQLECLAVNFCNKVTGSTLKTLIQRSKRLTCLLMNGTSLKSEFVMQAEWDKCALQELDITATDLSTECLIDMLTRIPTLKFLSAGQINGFNDSVLKQWMESGTTRSLISLDLDSSDNISDEGLLKFLQRQGHQLLACCLSGMPHITDQLWMSILPLLGNCKIVVMGTAEKLGVNIHVDQLMDTIASNCGNLERLELRWDPDNLRFSDKSQKAIDILRVKCLKLRCMVLSDGRYYETVKANFERADRITVVRTTTCCRVSPYHLLRNYNDLIFN, encoded by the exons ATGGACAATTGGAATGTTTTAGCCGCACAGACCTCATCCCAAGCCATTGGACGTGATGATATTGGCACAGTGAAGACGCGTCTG ACCATCGAGAAGCTGCCGGACAAGGTGCTGCTGCACATTTTTTCGTATCTATCTCATCGTGAGATTTGTCGCCTGGCACGTATATGTCGTCGCTGGCGTCAGATAGCCTACGATACACGCCTGTGGAAGAATGTATCGCTGAGGCCAGAGGTATCAGGTCTGCATGTCGGATCCCTGGAGATGCTGTTGTCCCTAATCTCGGTGAGATTTGGACCCACATTGCGTTACATTGAGCTACCAATTGAATTGATCACGCACACTGTGTTGCATGAATTGTCGGCCAAGTGTCCCAATTTGACTCACATGCTGCTGGACTTCTCCACGG CCATGCAGCTTCACGATTTCAGCGAAATGCAGGCTTTTCCCACCAAACTGCGCTATATGTGCATTTGCCTTTCCGAAGTCATTTTCATGGAGGGTTTTATGCGCAAAATCTATAATTTCATCAATGGCCTGGAGGTTCTACATTTGATTGGCACATACGAGAAGTgcgaagaggaggaggaggaaatCTACGAAGTCATCAATGTCCACAAACTGAAGTCGGCCACACCCAATTTGCGGGTTATCAATCTATATGGCATCAATTTCATTGATGACTCTCATATCGATGCATTCAGCTCGAATTGCATTCAGTTGGAGTGTCTGGCTGTTAATTTTTGTAACAAGGTCACTGGTTCTACATTGAAGACGTTGATTCAACGTTCCAAACGTTTGACCTGCCTCCTCATGAATGGCACCAGTCTGAAATCCGAATTTGTCATGCAAGCTGAATGGGATAAATGTGCTCTACAGGAATTGGATATCACAGCCACGGATTTGTCCACCGAATGTCTGATTGATATGTTGACACGCATACCAACGCTTAAGTTTCTATCGGCTGGACAAATCAATGGATTCAATGATTCTGTTCTCAAGCAATGGATGGAATCGGGCACTACTAG ATCTCTTATATCCTTGGACTTGGATTCCTCCGACAACATCTCTGATGAGGGTCTGTTGAAGTTTTTGCAGCGTCAAGGACATCAGTTGCTTGCTTGTTGTCTATCCGGTATGCCACATATTACAGATCAACTATGGATGAGTATCTTACCACTGCTGGGCAATTGCAA AATTGTTGTCATGGGCACGGCCGAGAAATTGGGTGTTAACATCCATGTTGATCAGCTTATGGACACTATAGCCTCCAATTGTGGCAATTTGGAGCGTCTGGAGCTGCGTTGGGATCCCGATAATTTGCGTTTCTCGGACAAAAGTCAAAAGGCCATTGATATATTGCGTGTCAAGTGCTTAAAGCTGCGTTGCATGGTTCTAAG TGATGGTCGCTACTATGAGACAGTGAAGGCCAATTTTGAGCGTGCAGATCGTATCACTGTGGTACGCACCACAACGTGTTGCCGTGTGTCGCCATATCATTTGCTGCGCAACTATaatgatttgattttcaattaa
- the LOC6647316 gene encoding signal peptidase complex subunit 1 yields the protein MLDIQTHMDFEGQAKAERWSRLIITFFGVIGLVYGAVVQQFSQTVYILGVGFLLSSLITIPPWPLFRRHPLKWQKAVNTEPKSQSHSPSESSDEGKKKKK from the exons ATGCTAgatatacaaacacacatg GACTTTGAGGGCCAAGCAAAGGCAGAGCGCTGGTCCCGCCTCATTATAACATTTTTCGGTGTCATCGGTCTTGTTTATGGAGCCGTTGTCCAGCAGTTCTCCCAGACAGTTTATATTCTGGGTGTGGGCTTTCTACTGTCCTCATTG ATTACAATTCCACCATGGCCCCTGTTCCGCCGTCATCCCTTGAAATGGCAAAAGGCCGTGAATACCGAACCCAAGTCGCAGTCACATTCCCCCTCTGAATCGAGTGATGAGggcaagaagaaaaagaaatag
- the LOC6647315 gene encoding tRNA-uridine aminocarboxypropyltransferase 1 — protein sequence MSHPVERQKRPRKYPFANLHIGDHTVLDTIEGRHICGDCNRSRKFFCYSCYKPVGDLGEVLPKVELPLKIDIIKHKKEIDGKSTAVHAAVLAPEHVTIHTYPNIPDYRGEPGVVLIFPSSKSLTVPQLFERNVQLKIDDNYGLPKGHHMGTMLRRRMDEVEVTSEMEELSIKSHYTFGNLPIQRAVFIDSTWNQSRSIYLDERVRQLKTVVLQNRLSQFWRHQKGSPRWYLATIEAIHQFLLEVHVNAWGLNAAYRGLDNLEITEGFHQLAKPLTIATATEENAVKRESPYNGQYDNLLFFFANMYDLIHKYYDHNDLISYRRPI from the coding sequence ATGTCTCATCCAGTGGAGCGCCAAAAGCGGCCGCGCAAATATCCCTTTGCCAATCTGCATATAGGGGATCACACTGTGCTGGACACAATCGAGGGCCGCCACATTTGTGGGGACTGCAACAGATCTAGGAAATTTTTCTGCTATAGCTGCTACAAGCCTGTAGGGGACCTGGGAGAAGTCTTACCAAAAGTGGAGCTACCTCTGAAGATTGACATTATTAAGCATAAGAAGGAAATCGATGGGAAAAGCACAGCAGTGCATGCGGCAGTCTTGGCTCCGGAACATGTCACAATACACACATATCCGAATATACCGGACTACAGAGGCGAGCCGGGCGTTGTGCTAATCTTTCCCAGCTCAAAGAGTCTGACAGTTCCTCAACTCTTTGAAAGGAATGTACAGCTTAAAATAGATGATAATTACGGCTTGCCGAAAGGCCATCACATGGGAACCATGCTCCGCCGCCGCATGGACGAAGTGGAAGTGACGTCCGAGATGGAGGAGTTATCAATAAAGAGCCATTACACCTTTGGCAATCTGCCGATACAAAGAGCCGTCTTTATTGATAGCACATGGAACCAAAGTCGTAGCATCTATTTGGATGAGCGGGTTAGACAATTGAAGACTGTGGTATTACAAAACCGTCTCTCGCAGTTCTGGCGTCATCAAAAAGGGAGCCCACGCTGGTATTTGGCCACCATTGAAGCTATTCATCAATTTCTGTTAGAGGTTCATGTCAATGCATGGGGTCTTAATGCTGCCTACCGAGGACTGGACAACCTGGAAATAACGGAGGGCTTTCATCAGCTGGCCAAGCCACTGACAATAGCTACAGCCACGGAGGAGAATGCTGTGAAGCGTGAATCGCCTTACAATGGACAGTACGATAAtctcttgtttttctttgccaATATGTATGAtcttatacataaatattatgACCACAATGATCTGATATCCTATCGGCGTCCCATTTAA
- the LOC6647317 gene encoding uncharacterized protein LOC6647317: protein MSYSAERALSYLYPFIIVASLICCITSAVASLHWRYVLNACPDTNCGCVLHSKSTYNNFEGGNIAYCHYATYGLVLPLVFAVVLGVYHGYRMCIGRGKPKAGTATIRQRSGDMIVVTTESELTPDGLSPYYWLPATVISVIMGIYQLVYAAILTDGFEVTCKQYRETLLKEIQGVGNIVPVLKQRLSCGAVFDFMDYLVESISYERRRYGRINTAACLYFAVIFSWFALFAWLLVCVINILHLRRTRAARV, encoded by the exons ATGTCCTACAGTGCAGAGCGTGCCCTATCCTATCTATATCCCTTTATCATTGTCGCATCGTTGATTTGCTGCATCACATCAGCGGTTGCATCGCTGCATTGGCGCTATGTCCTGAATGCCTGTCCGGATACGAACTGTGGCTGCGTGCTGCACAGTAAAAGCACATATAACAACTTTGAAGGAGGAAATATTGCTTACTGTCATTACGCTACTTATGGCTTAGTTTTGCCTTTAGTTTTTGCCGTCGTCTTGGGGGTCTATCATGGCTATAGAATGTGCATAGGACGGGGCAAACCCAAGGCTGGCACAGCGACCATTAGACAGCG CTCTGGCGATATGATTGTTGTGACCACCGAATCGGAATTGACACCCGATGGCCTCTCCCCATACTATT GGCTCCCAGCCACAGTTATATCTGTAATTATGGGTATATATCAACTGGTCTATGCTGCAATTTTAACCGACGGCTTTGAAGTAACATGTAAACAGTACAGAGAAACCCTTTTGAAGGAAATTCAAGGAGTGGGCAACATAGTGCCCGTGCTCAAACAACGTTTGTCCTGTGGCGCAGTTTTTGATTTCATGGACTATCTGGTAGAGAGCATTTCCTATGAACGACGTCGCTATGGTCGGATTAATACGGCCGCTTGCTTGTATTTTGCTGTAATCTTTTCCTGGTTTGCCTTGTTTGCTTGGCTCCTCGTTTGTGTTATCAATATTTTGCATTTGCGACGTACTCGAGCAGCTCGAGTTTAA